The following coding sequences lie in one Silene latifolia isolate original U9 population chromosome 5, ASM4854445v1, whole genome shotgun sequence genomic window:
- the LOC141657362 gene encoding uncharacterized protein LOC141657362 yields MAIVAGNSIVGAPRLHGTDPCCNRKATDASSVNFACERMLTSCSASLFNGSPKFQDCLRLNTFRLKNYDFWFRCNSLHGSVYVDAFDEIGDCGLNVSSQRCTSGVKKKTGQISLNRSTSLSDGPYVENDELKNNYILERLCSFGKIFEALKLVELMARRNQIPHFPSCINLIRGLINHDHVEKARNVLRIMVMSGGVPDVITHNMLISGLCKNGQLSTAIILLEDMGSSGCPPDVITYNTIIRCYFDRGEFDQAIEFWKKQLRKGSPPYLVTSTILLELIFKHCGLVRALDVLDDLVIEGCYPDLVTYNLLVNSTCKEGNFVNTSLVINSLISHGYEPNVITYNTILHALCGHGHWKGVDEILSVMNETSRTPTLVTYNILINGLCKCGLLDRAIDFLDVMVKSEVTPDIISYNTLLAAISKEGMVNEAFHIIMLLVDSKCPPGLITYNIVIDGLAKKGFVDKAMQLYSQMIDKGTIPDDITHHSLLWGFCRADEVDKAVEVLKEMGRRNLKIRDSAYRITIKELCKRKKVDIAIQVLETMISNQIKPNATIYANLIKGIASAGMAEEAEQLLSKLIDRKVLNALFELK; encoded by the coding sequence ATGGCTATTGTGGCTGGTAACAGTATAGTTGGAGCACCTCGATTGCACGGTACAGATCCATGTTGTAATCGAAAGGCAACCGATGCTAGTTCTGTAAATTTTGCATGTGAGAGAATGCTCACGTCTTGTTCGGCTTCTTTGTTCAACGGCAGTCCCAAATTTCAAGATTGTTTAAGATTGAATACATTTAGGTTAAAGAATTATGATTTTTGGTTTAGATGTAATTCTCTACATGGTAGTGTCTATGTTGATGCTTTCGATGAGATTGGTGATTGTGGGTTGAATGTGAGCTCACAAAGATGTACATCTGGCGTCAAGAAAAAAACAGGGCAAATTAGTTTGAACAGGTCAACTTCATTATCAGATGGACCCTATGTAGAAAATGATGAGCTGAAGAACAACTATATCCTTGAAAGGTTATGTAGCTTCGGAAAGATATTTGAAGCATTGAAGTTGGTTGAGCTCATGGCTCGTCGAAACCAAATTCCTCATTTCCCTTCTTGCATAAATTTGATTCGTGGGCTCATTAACCATGATCATGTTGAGAAAGCCAGAAACGTTCTTAGAATTATGGTCATGTCGGGCGGTGTTCCTGATGTTATTACACACAATATGCTGATTAGTGGATTATGCAAGAATGGGCAGCTAAGCACTGCGATAATTCTCTTGGAGGATATGGGCTCAAGTGGTTGCCCTCCAGATGTCATAACTTACAACACAATTATCAGATGCTACTTTGATAGGGGTGAGTTTGATCAGGCTATTGAGTTCTGGAAGAAGCAACTAAGAAAGGGTTCCCCTCCTTATCTTGTGACGTCTACCATTCTTCTGGAGTTGATTTTTAAGCATTGCGGGTTAGTTAGGGCCCTTGATGTTTTGGACGATTTGGTAATTGAAGGTTGTTATCCAGACCTTGTGACCTACAACTTGCTGGTGAATTCTACTTGTAAAGAAGGTAATTTTGTAAACACCTCTTTAGTTATTAATAGTTTGATATCACATGGATATGAGCCTAATGTCATCACTTACAACACTATTCTTCACGCTCTTTGTGGTCATGGTCATTGGAAGGGAGTTGATGAAATCTTGTCTGTCATGAATGAAACTTCTCGGACACCAACTCTTGTTACTTACAACATTTTGATCAATGGGTTGTGCAAGTGTGGGCTCTTGGATCGTGCTATAGATTTTCTTGATGTAATGGTTAAGAGTGAAGTTACTCCGGACATAATCTCTTACAATACCTTATTAGCTGCCATCTCTAAGGAAGGAATGGTAAATGAGGCTTTTCACATTATTATGCTTTTAGTTGATAGCAAATGCCCACCTGGTCTAATTACGTATAATATTGTTATTGATGGTTTGGCGAAAAAAGGATTCGTGGACAAAGCGATGCAGCTATATAGTCAGATGATCGATAAGGGGACTATTCCTGATGATATTACTCATCATTCTTTGCTTTGGGGCTTTTGTCGAGCAGATGAAGTTGATAAGGCTGTTGAGGTTTTAAAAGAGATGGGCAGAAGAAACCTTAAGATAAGAGACTCTGCTTATAGAATCACGATCAAGGAGTTATGTAAAAGGAAGAAAGTGGATATTGCAATACAAGTTCTGGAAACTATGATCTCGAATCAGATCAAACCAAATGCTACCATTTATGCCAATTTAATTAAAGGGATAGCCTCTGCTGGTATGGCTGAAGAGGCTGAACAATTGTTATCAAAGCTAATTGACCGGAAGGTTCTCAATGCACTTTTTGAGTTGAAATGA